In the Blautia coccoides genome, AATCGCAAAGGTACTCAGGGAATCATCCATCTCCTACATTAAATGGGATATGAACCGTTACATGACAGAGCCTTACAGCAGAGGGGCAGACGCCTCACAGCAGGGTAAGGTGATGCATAAATACATTTTGGGTGTGTATGACCTGTACACACGTTTGACAACGGAATTTCCGGAAATCCTGTTTGAATCCTGTGCCAGCGGCGGGGCCAGATTTGACCCGGCTATGCTTTATTTTGCACCGCAGACCTGGACCAGCGATGACACGGATGCCAGTGAGAGGACAAAGATCCAGTACGGTACTTCTTATGTATATCCCATTGTCAGCATGGGTTCTCATGTATCCGCAGTGCCGAACCATCAGATGCACCGTTTGACACCCATTGAGACAAGGGCAAATGTGGCGTATTTCGGAACCTTTGGATATGAACTGGATCTGAACCTGCTGTCTGAGGCGGAGATTGAAAGTGTTAAGAAACAGGTTGCGTTCATGAAGGAGTACAGAGAGCTGATCCAGATAGACGGTGATTTCTACCGGCTGTTAAGTCCTTTTGAGGGAAATGACACCGCCTGGATGGTAGTGGCTCAGGATAAAACCCAGGCAGTTGCAGGATTCTACCAGAGAATGAACAAGGTAAACGCGTCCTGGATCAGGCTGAAGCTTCAGGGATTGGATGCGGACATGCTGTATGAGGTGAGCTGCGACTTAGCGCCGTCAGCGTCCTATGATGACAGTCTTGCAAAGATATATGGTATACGGACAGAGAAAAATATGGTGAAAACCTACCGGGCATACGGCGATGAGCTGATGCAGGTGGGAATACCGATTGACAGGGAAGATTTGAATAAAAAGGGCGGAGATTTTGCATCCCTGCTCTACACCCTGAAAGAGGTAACAGACTAGAATTTTGAGGCGGGAATGTTCAGGGTAGTGTTCCTGGACATTTCCGCCGTTTTTTATTATGGCAGAAGAGCAGGTATATTGCCCGTCTATGCATACAGGGGGAGGGATTACATTGAAACACACAACCGGCTTTACCAGTTCGGCCAGATACAGATGTCTGGAGGATCTGCAGAGAGAAGCCGTAGAGCTTTGCCTTATCTACTGCGGCTGGGAATACTGCGATCCCGGGCACAGGTTCGGGCCGAATAAGAGGACTTCTTATGTGCTGCATATTGTGAGAGAGGGTAAGGGGACTCTGGAGATATATAAAAAGAAATATAATCTGAGTGCAGGGGATGCGTTTCTGATCCCGCCTAACACGGAGGCGTGGTATGAGGCTGACATGGAAGACCCGTGGTGCTATATGTGGGTGGGATTTACCGGATTAAAGGCAGAAGAGTGTGCCAACAGCGCAGGATTTTCTGTAAAGACCCCTGTGCACAAGGTTGAATGTATGAAGGTGCTGAATGAATATATTGACTCCATGCTGGAGGCACATCAGCTCTCCTATACGGATGAGCTGAGGCGGAACGGGCTTCTGATGTTGTTTTTCTCTGCGCTGATCGATGAGCACAGGCAGAATATTCCCGGTTCAGGCAGTCCGCATCCGTATCCCGGTTCTGTGTATGTGAAGCATGCAATGGAGTATATTTCCTTTAATTATAACCAGAAGATCAAGATCAATGAGCTGGCGGACTACATTGGCGTGAACAGGAGTTACCTGACGAGCAGTTTTAAAAAGGCTATAGGCTGTTCGCCGCAGGAGTATCTTGTAAACCTTCGTATGGAAAAGGCCAGATCCCTGCTGAAAAACACAGATATGCAGATCAATGCCATTGCCAATTCTGTGGGCTATGTGGACCAGCTTGCGTTTTCCAAGATATTCAAGCAGCATTACGGAATGAGTCCCAGAGCTTACAGGGAGGAAGAGGAAGAACTGGTATATAAGAATAAAAAAGGTGATTATGAGGGAGCGCCCTTATAGAGAAGAAAAAAGATATCCATCGGCAGGGATGCCGGCGGATATCTTTTTTTATATACTACCCTTTTTTGCGGTAGGCGGCAGGTGAAAGGCCGAAGTATTTCTTGAACATGGCTGAAAACTGAAAAGGGTTGGAAAAGCCCACAGATGCGGCAATGGTTGAGACCGGCTGATCTGTTCTGAGAAGAAGCGTGGCGGCCCGTTCCATCCTCAACGCTTTCAGATATTCCCTGGGGGTCTGTCCGTAGGCTTTTTTAAAGACAGAGCACAAATAATTGGGGTGAATATGAAGAAGATCCGCGGCATCCTGTATTTTAATGGGTTCACAGTAGCAGGAGTCAATAAAGGCTCGTGCGTCCTGAGCATAATCTTTCTCCCGGATGGAGGAGGGGCAGCCGCTGGCCTGGGCTTGGATCAGGCGGGAAAACAGATGAAGCATGCGGCTGTTCACCTCCAGGCATTTGTCCGGCTGAGATACAGGGAAAAACTGTTCCCCTGGGTATTCGTTTCTTTTGTAGGAGGTGACCTCCTCCAGGCGGGGGTCTGTGACGGACAGAAGGGATAATATAAGGCGCTCCAACTCATCGGAAGGCAGATTGATATCCGCTACACGGTCTTTTCCAAACAACATCTCTA is a window encoding:
- a CDS encoding AraC family transcriptional regulator, which gives rise to MKHTTGFTSSARYRCLEDLQREAVELCLIYCGWEYCDPGHRFGPNKRTSYVLHIVREGKGTLEIYKKKYNLSAGDAFLIPPNTEAWYEADMEDPWCYMWVGFTGLKAEECANSAGFSVKTPVHKVECMKVLNEYIDSMLEAHQLSYTDELRRNGLLMLFFSALIDEHRQNIPGSGSPHPYPGSVYVKHAMEYISFNYNQKIKINELADYIGVNRSYLTSSFKKAIGCSPQEYLVNLRMEKARSLLKNTDMQINAIANSVGYVDQLAFSKIFKQHYGMSPRAYREEEEELVYKNKKGDYEGAPL
- a CDS encoding AraC family transcriptional regulator, whose translation is MLGNRDLLVHRTAVSLLSLQFNHCGIQECSPGYQYGFYMKPYHLIHFILKGSGTLETEGKTYTVRAGQAFYIPSGTAGHYQASPTDPWKYTWLGFFCDSRNPFIEMLFGKDRVADINLPSDELERLILSLLSVTDPRLEEVTSYKRNEYPGEQFFPVSQPDKCLEVNSRMLHLFSRLIQAQASGCPSSIREKDYAQDARAFIDSCYCEPIKIQDAADLLHIHPNYLCSVFKKAYGQTPREYLKALRMERAATLLLRTDQPVSTIAASVGFSNPFQFSAMFKKYFGLSPAAYRKKG